The Streptomyces avermitilis MA-4680 = NBRC 14893 genome contains a region encoding:
- a CDS encoding ADP-ribosylglycohydrolase family protein, translating to MASIACIPSVPAPGDAADLRERARGALLGLAVGDALGAPAENMKPSEIRARWGRITGYVADNPAGTDDTEYAIFSGLLLARHGSALTVAHVEAAWHQWIADRDEGPFKGAGFSERGTLENLRRGLAAPISAQHRHAWSDGLAMRAAPFGVFAAGRPAEAARLVAIDGSVSHDGEGIYGGQAVAAGVAAAMAGAPTIAVVASALAVVPEDSWTARSLRRAVAVAHRGERAVRSAVVIGGYPWTDLAPEAVALAFGAYAAADGDFTESVLTAVNMGRDADTTAAVAGALAGATRGASSIPAAWAAAIGPARGSCLPSMEGHHVLDIAELLTPGAEDEGKWGAGVLAPGWNGLDGPAGLAGLGGLAGLAGLDGLGGLGGLGGRGKEADGLVRGPGGLVRELPRRWPGPDPGVFVLASDAFVPAGDDDEVER from the coding sequence ATGGCTTCCATCGCCTGCATTCCCTCGGTCCCGGCGCCCGGAGACGCCGCCGATCTCCGTGAACGGGCGCGCGGCGCGCTGCTCGGCCTCGCCGTCGGGGACGCGCTGGGCGCGCCCGCCGAGAACATGAAGCCGTCCGAGATCCGGGCGCGCTGGGGTCGCATCACGGGGTACGTGGCCGACAACCCGGCGGGCACCGACGACACGGAGTACGCGATCTTCTCCGGCCTCCTCCTGGCCCGGCACGGCTCGGCGCTCACGGTCGCGCATGTGGAGGCGGCCTGGCACCAGTGGATCGCCGACCGGGACGAGGGGCCGTTCAAAGGGGCGGGATTCAGCGAGCGGGGCACGCTGGAGAACCTGCGCCGGGGCCTTGCCGCACCGATCTCGGCCCAGCACCGGCACGCGTGGAGCGACGGGCTCGCGATGCGCGCGGCCCCCTTCGGCGTCTTCGCGGCGGGCCGCCCCGCCGAAGCGGCCCGGCTGGTGGCGATCGACGGCTCGGTGAGCCACGACGGCGAGGGAATCTACGGCGGCCAGGCGGTGGCCGCGGGCGTGGCGGCGGCGATGGCCGGCGCGCCGACGATCGCGGTGGTGGCCTCGGCCCTGGCGGTCGTCCCCGAAGACTCCTGGACGGCCCGCTCGCTGCGCCGGGCGGTCGCGGTCGCCCATCGCGGCGAACGCGCGGTCCGCTCCGCGGTCGTGATCGGCGGCTACCCGTGGACGGACCTCGCCCCCGAGGCGGTCGCCCTCGCGTTCGGCGCGTACGCGGCGGCCGACGGCGACTTCACGGAGTCGGTGCTCACCGCGGTCAACATGGGGCGGGACGCCGACACGACGGCGGCGGTGGCGGGCGCCCTGGCGGGTGCGACGCGGGGCGCCTCGTCGATCCCGGCGGCGTGGGCGGCGGCGATCGGCCCGGCGCGCGGCAGTTGCCTGCCGTCCATGGAGGGCCACCACGTCCTGGACATCGCGGAGTTGCTGACACCGGGCGCGGAGGACGAGGGGAAGTGGGGGGCGGGGGTACTGGCCCCCGGCTGGAACGGACTGGACGGGCCGGCCGGACTCGCCGGACTGGGCGGACTCGCCGGCCTCGCCGGACTGGACGGACTGGGCGGGCTGGGCGGCCTGGGGGGGCGGGGCAAGGAGGCGGACGGGCTCGTACGGGGGCCGGGCGGACTCGTACGAGAGCTGCCCCGCCGGTGGCCCGGCCCCGATCCGGGCGTCTTCGTGCTCGCCTCGGACGCGTTCGTACCGGCCGGCGACGACGACGAGGTGGAGCGATGA